Proteins co-encoded in one Malus sylvestris chromosome 9, drMalSylv7.2, whole genome shotgun sequence genomic window:
- the LOC126582579 gene encoding metalloendoproteinase 1-like, with protein MATNIICNLLGALLSFLAIHAFTVQSIQKEEGKTIGLDELRSYLGTFGYLTDSVPKNSRNFISSFEVDDVLETALKNFQKTYHLNVTGTLDSGTVDLISTPRCGVSDNFVNLNATEQRTHAVRMGSHYTFFEGNRKWPPTKRNLTYKFNAGAKNPAAPYALSMACRQAFDLWAEVTNFTFQQVVPSSPADILISFQRRDHGDGSPFDGAGKVLAHAFAPTDGRLHLDADENWSFRPPSKNQYDLVWVAAHELGHVLGLQHSTLSDAIMYAYVGAGKTRRALHSDDIAEIKALYQLQP; from the coding sequence ATGGCCACAAATATTATTTGTAATCTATTGGGAGCGTTACTTTCCTTTCTAGCAATTCATGCTTTCACAGTTCAGTCAATTCAAAAGGAAGAGGGAAAGACAATAGGGCTCGATGAGCTTAGAAGCTACCTGGGGACCTTCGGATACCTAACCGACAGTGTTCCAAAAAACTCCAGAAATTTTATCAGCAGCTTTGAGGTTGATGACGTTTTGGAAACTGCACTGAAAAATTTTCAGAAAACATATCATCTGAATGTCACAGGAACGCTTGATTCCGGCACGGTTGATCTAATAAGCACTCCGAGGTGTGGTGTGTCTGATAATTTTGTCAACCTAAATGCAACGGAACAACGTACACATGCTGTTCGTATGGGTTCTCATTACACATTCTTCGAAGGAAACAGGAAATGGCCACCTACAAAGCGTAATCTTACCTACAAATTCAACGCCGGAGCCAAAAATCCCGCTGCGCCATATGCATTATCGATGGCATGTCGACAAGCATTTGATCTATGGGCCGAAGTTACCAACTTTACGTTTCAACAGGTAGTGCCGAGTTCACCAGCTGACATTTTGATTAGCTTTCAACGCCGCGATCATGGAGATGGAAGCCCATTTGACGGGGCCGGTAAGGTTTTGGCGCATGCTTTTGCTCCCACGGATGGAAGGCTGCACTTGGACGCAGATGAGAATTGGAGCTTCAGGCCTCCAAGTAAGAACCAGTACGACCTGGTGTGGGTGGCTGCGCACGAATTAGGGCATGTTCTTGGACTTCAGCACAGTACATTGTCTGATGCCATTATGTATGCCTATGTTGGTGCTGGGAAGACTAGAAGGGCGTTGCACAGTGATGATATTGCAGAGATAAAAGCTTTGTACCAACTGCAGCCGTAG
- the LOC126583969 gene encoding uncharacterized protein LOC126583969 has translation MMNGGRHQNKFAWKPNLGVKINETEVGGRFRPLSEITGVCQRCKEQIEWKRRYGKYKTLTEPAKCQRCTKRAVRQSHHKLCPACAKEQGVCAKCCCRVEQIVGKDLAEVEAEQKKLQEAIKNARERDRRSLLRAMNAGKSAGVAKAAGEKGGKAGDLFPSASLEEYAAATRDDDDDDVEEDGGGGW, from the exons ATGATGAACGGCGGTCGGCACCAAAACAAATTCGCATGGAAGCCCAACCTCGGCGTCAAAATCAACGAAACCGAGGTCGGAGGCCGGTTCCGGCCGCTGTCGGAAATCACGGGGGTCTGCCAACGCTGCAAGGAACAGATCGAGTGGAAGCGCCGTTACGGAAAGTACAAGACCCTGACGGAGCCCGCCAAGTGCCAACGCTGTACCAAACGCGCCGTCCGGCAGTCCCACCATAAGCTCTGCCCTGCTTGCGCCAAGGAACAAGGTGTTTGTGCCAAGTGCTGCTGCCGTGTCGAGCAAATCGTCGGAAAAGACCTCGCGGAAGTGGAGGCTGAGCAGAAGAAGCTTCAAGAg GCGATCAAAAATGCAAGAGAAAGAGATAGGAGGAGTCTGTTGCGTGCG ATGAATGCTGGAAAATCTGCGGGTGTAGCGAAAGCTGCAGGCGAGAAAGGAGGCAAAGCGGGGGACTTGTTCCCCTCCGCGTCGCTTGAAGAATATGCAGCGGCAACCAGagacgatgatgatgatgatgtggaGGAGGATGGTGGAGGAGGATGGTGA